The Cytophagia bacterium CHB2 genomic sequence CACGCGACCTGCATTTAAATCCGTCACAGCAATGCTGTATAGCAATTGCAGGGCATATTCACGCTGGCCAATTGAATCGGCGAGGGCAGAAGCACGCAAAAAATTCTTTCTGGACGCTTGCCAGTGACCAAGATTCCTTTCCAGTCTCCCCAATTGATAGAACGCCACTTGCAGGCTATGCGCGTCTGAAAATTTTTGTGCCATGTCACGGACGAAGTTAAGATGCTGCCGAGCTTTTGACCATTGATAATGATTGAGAAGCTCCTGGCTCAAGTTTAAGTGCAGTAAATACTCCAACTTTTCATTGCCGATTTTTTTTGCAAACGTTAAACTTTCATCGCGAAAATATCGCGATTCTTTTAGATGACCGCGGTGGAGTTCTAATTGGGATAAAGCATTAAAAAGCTGTGCCAGGCCTTCTTCATCGTTTATTCGCTGGCTATTGATAACGCCTTGTGTTAGTACATTGTATGCCTTTTCAAGTTCATTCTGATGTTTAAGGCTGTTTGTAACGCCAAGGTATATTTCCCAGCACCCCTTACTGCCTGAGAGCAAAGAAAAAAAATCTTTCTCAGCCTGAATGTGGTTATTTTTCACCTGATGCCAATAGGCTTGGGCGTAATTCAAACGCCAATTTTGTGGATGCAAGTTGCGTTGTTGTGTTATAAATTTAAGGGCTTGCCCGCGATCGCAAATTTCTATGAAAAGATCATATGGCCCGAGATTCCGGCAACCATAGCGCAACGCGTTTTCAGCATGCCTCAAGCTTTGAGGTTTATCCTTGAGATAATGATATAGCGTTGCCAGGGCGCCTGCAACCTCACCGCGGTATTCTTGATAGGCCGAATCCGCCAGCATGTGCTCAAAAAAAGTCACGCCGGCTTGTGCTTTGTTCTCATAGATGTACAGAAAAGCTGCCGTCTGAAAAACGCGTGGAAAAATTTCTTTCTGCTGGAGCAGGCTATCGAGTTTCTGGTGGGCGAGGTCGTATCGTTTTTGCCCCATGGCATGGCGCAAGGCTTTATACTCCGCGGGGATAGGCTGATCGCAGCGGGCGTGCGTTTGTAAGATGGGCAAAAGTAAGGCGCCGATCAAAATATATAAGCGCCATTGGCAGGCTGGCAGCATTGGCACAAGCGTCGATTGAAGCTGAAATGTAAAAGCCCGCAATCAATATCGAATTGCGGGCTAATTGTTTTGACAGGCGCTGCGGTTACGTGTAATCGTCCATAATGCGCTGCAACGTTTCCCGGCTCGGGCGCACGCGGCTTTCAGGCAAAACGGCCAGCGGCTCGTCGACGAGGTTAAGCAGGCTGATAAAGTCATCTGCTTTGGGATTCACGTACAAGATGCCGGTCAGCACCTCCTCGCGCTCACGCGCCTTGGCAAGCACACGCTGCGCGTCCATCTTGCGAGAAGGATTGTAATCCGCGGGCAGTTTGCTCAACAACAAACGCGAGCCGTCATGCAGCGTAACTTCCTGCGTCGTGCCCGGGGCATAATCCACCGAGATGTCATCAAAAAACGGCACAAAGCCGAGATCGCTGAGTTTCTCTTCGTGTTCCTTCACATAATCGTAGCTTTTCGTCGAGCCTTCATGGTCATTGAACGTCACGCAAGGCGAAATGATGTCGAGTAAAGCCATGCCGCGGTGTGAAATCGCAGCTTTGAGAATGGTGGTGAGCTGGCTCTTATCGCCAGAAAACGCGCGCGCGACGAAGCTGGCGCCCAACTCGATGGCCATCGCACACATATCGATGGCAGGCAGATCATTGACCACACCAGTTTTGAGTTTGGAGCCTTTATCCGCGGTCGCAGAGAACTGGCCTTTGGTAAGGCCGTAGACACCGTTATCCTCGATGATGTAAATCATAGAAAGATTTCGCCGGGTGAGGTGCACGAACTGACCCATGCCGATCGAGGCGGTATCGCCGTCGCCGCTGACGCCGATGATCATGAGATTGTGGTTTGCCAAAGCTGCGCCGGTGGCCACTGAGGGCATGCGGCCATGCACGGCATTAAAGCCGTGTGACGGATTTAGAAAGTAGGCCGGTGATTTGCTGGAACAGCCGATGCCAGAAAACTTTGCAACGTTATAAGGATCGACGCCCATATCATAAAACGCGTCGATGATGCGCTCGGAAATGGCGTTATGGCCGCAACCCGCGCACAACGTGGTTTTGCCGCCGCGGTAGCTCTCGCGCGCCAGGCCAAGACGATTGACTTTTGCTGCCGGGGCCGGACGGGCCGGTTTTTCAGGTGTATGCGCCATGTCAGTTTTTCTCCTCGTTTAAAATGCCTTCGACCACAATGCGCGCCGGTATCGGCAGGCCGTCGTAGCAACGGATGTTGCGCAATTTTGCGTGTATGCTTTCATCATAATCCATCGCCATCAAACTGTACATCTGGCCGTCACGATTCTGATCGACAACGTAAACGCGCTCATGTTGTTCGACGAAGTCTTTCACCTCGCCGTTGAACGGATAGGCACGCAGGCGCAAATAATCGACCTTGATTTGATGTTGCTGCTGCAGCTCGTCGAGCGCTTCGAGCGCTGCCCAGTGACTCGTGCCGTAGGCGATCAGGCCGATGCGGCTGCCTGGGTTCCGTTCGAGCACGGGCGCGGGCACGCGTTGCCTGGCGGTATCGAATTTATGCGCCAGACGATCCATGTTCGCACGATAATCCTCCGGGCGTTCGCTGTATTGCGCACGATCATTGTGTCCGCTGCCGCGGGTGAAGTACGGCGCTTTCACATGCTTGGTGCCGGGCAGGGTGCGGTAGGGAATGCCATCGCCGTCAACATCTTTGTAGCGCGCGAACTCCGCCACTTTCTCCAGATCAGCGGCGCTGAGCACTTTACCGCGATGGATCGGTTCCTCGGGATATGCGAACGGATCGGACATCCACAGATTCATGCCGAGATCGAGATCACTCATCACGAACACCGGCGTTTGGAATTCTTCCGCCAGATAGAAGGCCGTCACTGCCATGGAGAAACACTCGGCGATCGAAGAGGGCAGCAGCATGAGGTGTTTCGTGTCGCCGTGCGACAATACGGCGGTGGATAAAATATCGCCCTGCATGGTGCGGGTCGGCAGGCCGGTCGAGGGTCCGACGCGTTGAATATCGAAAATGACGACGGGAACCTCGGCGTAGTAGGCCAATCCAATGAACTCGGCCATCAATGAAATGCCGGGGCCGGACGTTGAAGTCATCGAGCGTGCGCCCGCCCAACCGGCGCCGATCGCCATGCCGATCGCGGCCAGTTCGTCTTCGGCCTGTACGATGGCGAACGTTGCTTTTTTCGTCTCTGGGTCCAGGCGATGCGGCTTCATGAATTCGATCAAGGATTCACATAATGATGATGAAGGCGTGATGGGATACCAGGTTGCCACCGTGACGCCGGCGAACATGCAGCCCAACGCTGCTGCCGCGTTGCCGTCCATAACGATTTTGCCCGCGGTTTCATTCATGCGTTCGACGCGGTAAGGAAGTTCCTTGGTGAAATTTTTCTGCGCAAATTCATAACCCGCTTTCGCGGCTTCCCAGTTCATAGCCGCGGCTTTGGCTTTGCCCTTGAATTGTTTTTGCAGCGCGCGCTCGACTTCGGCCATGTCGATGTCGAGCAAATACGCCAGCACGCCGTCATAGATCATATTCCGCACGAGCTTGCGTAATTTCGACACCGGGCACACCGGCACGACCAGCTCGTCGAATGGCACGGGGTAGAAGGTGACATCGTTGCGCAGTTTGTTGAGTTGCAGGGGAACGTCGTACACGGTTGCTGTGCCCGGTGCGAGGCTCATGACATCCTCGTGCGCGGTTTCGGGATTCATC encodes the following:
- a CDS encoding 2-oxoacid:acceptor oxidoreductase subunit alpha, translated to MNPETAHEDVMSLAPGTATVYDVPLQLNKLRNDVTFYPVPFDELVVPVCPVSKLRKLVRNMIYDGVLAYLLDIDMAEVERALQKQFKGKAKAAAMNWEAAKAGYEFAQKNFTKELPYRVERMNETAGKIVMDGNAAAALGCMFAGVTVATWYPITPSSSLCESLIEFMKPHRLDPETKKATFAIVQAEDELAAIGMAIGAGWAGARSMTSTSGPGISLMAEFIGLAYYAEVPVVIFDIQRVGPSTGLPTRTMQGDILSTAVLSHGDTKHLMLLPSSIAECFSMAVTAFYLAEEFQTPVFVMSDLDLGMNLWMSDPFAYPEEPIHRGKVLSAADLEKVAEFARYKDVDGDGIPYRTLPGTKHVKAPYFTRGSGHNDRAQYSERPEDYRANMDRLAHKFDTARQRVPAPVLERNPGSRIGLIAYGTSHWAALEALDELQQQHQIKVDYLRLRAYPFNGEVKDFVEQHERVYVVDQNRDGQMYSLMAMDYDESIHAKLRNIRCYDGLPIPARIVVEGILNEEKN
- a CDS encoding 2-oxoacid:ferredoxin oxidoreductase subunit beta gives rise to the protein MAHTPEKPARPAPAAKVNRLGLARESYRGGKTTLCAGCGHNAISERIIDAFYDMGVDPYNVAKFSGIGCSSKSPAYFLNPSHGFNAVHGRMPSVATGAALANHNLMIIGVSGDGDTASIGMGQFVHLTRRNLSMIYIIEDNGVYGLTKGQFSATADKGSKLKTGVVNDLPAIDMCAMAIELGASFVARAFSGDKSQLTTILKAAISHRGMALLDIISPCVTFNDHEGSTKSYDYVKEHEEKLSDLGFVPFFDDISVDYAPGTTQEVTLHDGSRLLLSKLPADYNPSRKMDAQRVLAKAREREEVLTGILYVNPKADDFISLLNLVDEPLAVLPESRVRPSRETLQRIMDDYT